The following proteins are encoded in a genomic region of Synechococcus sp. ROS8604:
- the bioA gene encoding adenosylmethionine--8-amino-7-oxononanoate transaminase codes for MPQNHHPHLWPPFTQVSTTPPLEKVLRGDGALLYRAEGPPLIDAISSWWVTLHGHAHPHVAAAIARQAETLEQVIFAEFTHPQAERLADRLAAKTGLERVFFSDNGSTAVEVALKIAIQWWHNKGEPRQQVIAFDGAYHGDTFGAMAVGARSLFSEPFDPLLFPVARIPWPATWWDDDQVEQHEQTALNQLEQALKTPTAAVILEPLVQGAGGMSMVRPTFLQEVEKRVRNAGTLLIADEVLTGFGRCGDFLATQRAGVKPDLVALSKGLTAGFLPMGITMASSAVFDAFVGKDPSLTLWHGHSFTANPLGCAAANASLDLLEAEPEKYLGFEARHQSRLEGLARHPGIKRVRVTGTIAAFDLVVTDQEGYLNPAGKVLRWLARDRGVLVRPLGQVVYLLPPLCISDEQLDHCYSVLQEALDILQTQATN; via the coding sequence GTGCCTCAGAACCACCATCCCCACCTTTGGCCTCCGTTCACCCAGGTCTCGACAACGCCTCCCTTAGAGAAAGTGCTTCGAGGAGATGGTGCCCTTCTTTACCGCGCTGAAGGGCCTCCGTTAATCGATGCAATCAGCAGCTGGTGGGTCACCTTGCATGGGCATGCCCACCCTCATGTCGCAGCTGCCATCGCTCGTCAGGCAGAAACCCTTGAGCAGGTTATTTTCGCTGAATTCACGCACCCTCAAGCGGAACGGCTCGCCGATCGCTTAGCAGCCAAAACCGGATTGGAGCGGGTATTTTTCTCCGACAACGGTTCCACCGCCGTTGAGGTGGCACTCAAAATCGCGATTCAGTGGTGGCACAACAAGGGAGAGCCAAGGCAGCAGGTCATCGCATTCGACGGCGCGTATCACGGAGATACGTTTGGAGCGATGGCCGTCGGAGCACGCAGCCTGTTCAGTGAACCCTTTGACCCCTTGTTGTTTCCGGTCGCCCGCATCCCATGGCCGGCAACTTGGTGGGACGACGATCAGGTTGAACAGCATGAACAAACGGCCCTGAACCAGCTCGAACAAGCCCTCAAGACACCTACCGCGGCGGTGATCCTCGAGCCGCTTGTCCAGGGCGCGGGAGGCATGAGCATGGTGCGTCCAACCTTTCTGCAAGAGGTAGAAAAGCGTGTTCGCAACGCTGGAACCTTGTTGATCGCCGACGAAGTCCTGACAGGATTTGGGCGTTGCGGTGATTTTTTGGCGACCCAACGGGCAGGGGTCAAACCCGATCTCGTCGCGCTATCCAAAGGCCTGACCGCTGGATTTCTTCCCATGGGAATCACCATGGCCAGCAGCGCTGTTTTCGACGCCTTCGTTGGCAAGGACCCGAGCTTGACGCTTTGGCATGGCCACAGTTTCACCGCCAACCCCCTGGGGTGTGCGGCAGCGAACGCCAGTCTGGATCTCCTCGAAGCAGAACCAGAGAAATACCTGGGGTTTGAGGCGAGACATCAATCGCGCCTAGAGGGATTGGCACGCCACCCAGGCATCAAGCGTGTTCGCGTAACGGGGACCATCGCAGCCTTTGATCTCGTCGTCACAGACCAAGAGGGTTACCTCAACCCTGCTGGAAAAGTGCTGCGCTGGCTGGCGAGAGACCGGGGCGTCCTGGTTCGGCCTCTCGGTCAGGTGGTGTATCTGCTTCCACCGCTTTGCATCAGCGATGAGCAGCTCGATCACTGCTACTCCGTTCTCCAGGAAGCGCTCGACATTCTGCAAACACAAGCCACGAACTGA